A single genomic interval of Granulicella tundricola MP5ACTX9 harbors:
- a CDS encoding TonB-dependent receptor, which yields MSCVCGVLLGAVCAVAGGQQSVTEASLTGRVSDPAGALVAHAAVTAREVTTNILHTAETDGQGRFRFPYLPGGDYVVEVHGAGFAEVRREVRLTVGAGFDLAVGLRMASSASAVEVKDEGAVVETDSSQIAGMVSEAEAHDLPFNGRNFLDLAGLVAGVSGTNTASTQLLAETSSVPGQGISVNSQRNFSNSFVVDGLSANDDAAGLAGNAFGLDTIREFQVVTSGGQAEFGRAMGGYFNVVTRSGSNALRGSVYGFLRNQRLNSENALSRSTLPLTQAQYGASLGGPIMRDKTFYFLNFEKRNLNTDGVIAISPANAAAVNAKLVAVGYAAPLLAVSGGNSGTTLFPTTLHTTYGFGRVDHEFGPRDRVNARYTHYELSSINARGVGSLSAVSAGSSVFDTNDTLAVSNIATLSSRTFNETRAQFTRDSYAAPPNDEVGPAVSISGVASFGRLSASPTVRMNYLGEVVDNVVHQRGAHTLKGGVDFLMNDTTITFPQSLRGAYTFSSLANFLAGTYNSSGFTQSFGTPVVGQTNPNVGMYVQDEWKASAKLTVNAGVRYDLQFLKSIQTDKGNVSPRIGFAWAPARDGRTVVRGSFGLFYDRVALRALANALLSAGNSTDLTKATLLSYSVSPLSTGAPAFPAVLTAPPAGVKVSLATMNPNIQNAYAEQASLGVEQQISSKTTVEMSYQHLRGEHLLADLNKNVNYDGSYINSSYANNKQYDSVGDSYYDGLEVSVVQRPVRYGSLRASYVWSKAIDDVGEFFFSAPVNNFNLREDRGRSDDDQRHRVSFNATVHSSMDAAHDWRGRVTHGWMLSGVLQYQSRLPFNIVSGTTSTQFTALRPCLPGADATACKQGRSGTLIGRNTGVGFDFYSLNARLSRTFVLSDRLRVEGMAEAFNALNHRNDMIPNATAGASGFAGATAVGDPRSVQLGARISF from the coding sequence ATGAGTTGTGTTTGTGGTGTGCTGTTGGGTGCGGTTTGTGCGGTTGCTGGTGGGCAGCAGAGTGTGACGGAGGCTTCGTTGACGGGGCGGGTGAGCGATCCGGCGGGGGCTCTGGTGGCTCATGCGGCAGTGACCGCTCGTGAGGTGACGACGAACATTCTGCATACGGCGGAGACGGATGGGCAGGGGCGGTTTCGGTTCCCGTATTTGCCGGGTGGCGACTATGTGGTGGAGGTGCATGGGGCTGGATTTGCGGAGGTTCGGCGCGAGGTCAGGTTGACGGTGGGGGCGGGGTTCGACCTGGCGGTGGGGCTGCGGATGGCTTCCTCGGCGAGCGCGGTGGAGGTGAAGGATGAAGGGGCAGTGGTCGAGACGGATTCCAGCCAGATTGCGGGGATGGTAAGTGAGGCGGAGGCGCATGACCTGCCGTTCAATGGGCGGAACTTCCTTGATCTGGCGGGGCTGGTGGCGGGGGTTTCCGGGACGAATACGGCGAGTACGCAGTTGCTGGCGGAGACGTCGTCGGTGCCGGGACAAGGGATCTCGGTGAACAGCCAGAGGAACTTTTCCAACAGCTTTGTGGTGGATGGACTCTCCGCGAACGATGATGCAGCGGGGCTGGCGGGGAATGCGTTTGGGCTGGATACGATCCGCGAGTTCCAGGTGGTGACCTCCGGCGGGCAGGCGGAGTTTGGGCGGGCGATGGGTGGCTACTTCAACGTGGTGACTCGGAGTGGGAGTAACGCGCTGCGGGGAAGTGTCTATGGTTTCCTGCGGAACCAGCGGTTGAACTCCGAGAATGCTTTGAGCAGGAGCACGCTGCCACTGACGCAGGCGCAGTATGGGGCGAGTCTGGGCGGCCCGATCATGCGGGATAAGACGTTTTACTTTCTCAACTTTGAGAAGCGGAACCTGAACACGGATGGAGTGATTGCGATCTCCCCCGCAAATGCCGCAGCGGTGAATGCGAAGCTTGTTGCGGTGGGTTATGCGGCTCCGCTGCTGGCTGTGTCTGGAGGGAACTCCGGTACGACGCTGTTTCCGACGACGCTACATACGACCTATGGCTTTGGGCGGGTGGATCATGAGTTTGGGCCTCGGGACCGCGTCAATGCACGGTATACGCACTACGAGTTGAGCAGCATCAATGCTCGTGGGGTGGGGTCTTTGAGCGCGGTGAGTGCGGGTAGCTCGGTGTTCGATACGAACGATACGCTGGCGGTAAGCAACATTGCCACGCTGTCTTCGCGGACGTTCAACGAGACTCGTGCGCAGTTTACGCGGGACAGCTATGCGGCTCCGCCGAACGATGAGGTTGGGCCTGCCGTGAGTATCTCCGGGGTGGCGAGTTTTGGGAGGCTTTCGGCTTCGCCTACAGTGCGGATGAATTACCTGGGTGAGGTGGTGGACAACGTGGTCCATCAGCGTGGGGCGCATACGCTGAAGGGCGGCGTTGACTTCCTGATGAACGACACGACGATTACCTTTCCGCAGTCGCTGCGTGGGGCTTATACGTTTTCCTCGCTGGCAAATTTTCTGGCGGGGACTTATAACTCCAGTGGGTTCACGCAGTCGTTTGGAACGCCCGTCGTGGGCCAGACAAACCCGAATGTTGGGATGTATGTGCAGGATGAGTGGAAGGCCTCTGCGAAGCTGACGGTGAATGCAGGCGTCCGATACGATCTGCAGTTTTTGAAGAGCATCCAGACGGATAAGGGGAATGTGTCGCCACGGATTGGATTTGCGTGGGCTCCGGCGCGGGATGGACGGACGGTGGTGCGGGGAAGCTTTGGATTGTTCTATGACCGGGTGGCTCTGCGTGCGTTGGCGAATGCGTTGTTATCAGCAGGCAATAGTACAGATCTGACGAAGGCTACTTTGTTGAGTTACAGCGTTTCTCCTCTGTCGACGGGTGCTCCGGCGTTTCCTGCTGTGCTGACTGCACCTCCCGCTGGAGTCAAAGTAAGTCTGGCTACGATGAATCCGAATATTCAGAATGCTTATGCCGAACAGGCAAGCCTGGGCGTGGAGCAGCAGATCTCAAGCAAGACTACGGTTGAGATGAGTTACCAGCATCTGCGTGGGGAGCACCTGCTGGCGGATCTGAATAAGAACGTGAACTATGACGGGAGTTATATCAATTCGAGTTATGCGAATAACAAGCAGTATGACTCTGTAGGTGATTCGTACTATGACGGACTGGAGGTCTCTGTCGTTCAGCGACCGGTGAGGTATGGAAGTCTGCGAGCGTCTTATGTCTGGTCGAAGGCTATCGACGATGTGGGGGAGTTTTTCTTCAGTGCGCCGGTGAATAACTTCAATCTGCGTGAGGATCGCGGACGGTCTGACGACGATCAGCGGCATCGCGTGTCCTTCAATGCGACGGTGCATAGCAGCATGGATGCGGCACATGATTGGCGCGGGCGCGTGACGCATGGATGGATGCTTTCGGGAGTGCTGCAGTACCAGTCGCGGCTGCCGTTCAACATTGTTTCAGGGACGACGAGTACGCAGTTTACGGCGCTGCGGCCTTGTCTGCCGGGTGCGGATGCCACGGCTTGTAAGCAGGGTCGGTCGGGAACTTTGATTGGGCGGAATACGGGTGTGGGGTTCGACTTCTATTCTCTGAATGCGCGGCTGAGCAGGACGTTTGTGCTGAGTGACCGGCTGCGCGTGGAGGGAATGGCAGAGGCGTTCAACGCGCTGAACCATCGCAATGACATGATCCCGAATGCTACGGCTGGTGCGAGTGGGTTTGCTGGGGCTACTGCCGTGGGCGATCCTCGGAGTGTGCAACTGGGAGCGAGAATTTCGTTCTGA
- a CDS encoding CGNR zinc finger domain-containing protein, which produces MATTEISDLTQIADHPVLNLLNTVPMVDGALVDSLQADADVLAWLSHAGFRSIAKPPAPRNSLLQAARHLREQIRTAIEDREAGNPINRSVLNRMLSQGSSHAQLIEHPDGTFTTERIWPGNTPQQLLAPVAEAAADLLAHGDFNLIRRCEDTSCVLWFYDRTKSHQRRWCSMASCGNRNKVAAFRKRQQSEAL; this is translated from the coding sequence TTGGCCACCACAGAAATCTCAGACCTAACCCAGATCGCAGATCATCCAGTCCTCAATCTGCTCAACACCGTACCCATGGTGGATGGCGCACTCGTAGACTCCCTCCAGGCTGACGCCGACGTCCTCGCATGGCTTTCGCACGCCGGCTTTCGCAGCATCGCCAAGCCTCCGGCGCCTCGCAACTCCCTGCTCCAGGCCGCACGTCACCTCCGCGAGCAGATCCGTACTGCCATCGAAGACCGCGAAGCCGGCAACCCAATCAATCGATCAGTCTTGAACCGCATGCTGTCCCAAGGCAGCAGCCACGCACAACTGATCGAGCATCCCGACGGCACATTCACCACAGAACGCATCTGGCCCGGCAACACTCCGCAGCAACTCCTCGCACCCGTCGCAGAAGCCGCCGCAGACCTCCTCGCCCACGGTGACTTCAACCTCATCCGCCGTTGCGAAGACACGTCATGCGTCCTCTGGTTCTACGACCGCACCAAATCCCATCAACGCCGCTGGTGCAGCATGGCCTCCTGCGGAAACCGCAACAAAGTAGCAGCCTTCCGCAAGCGCCAACAATCAGAAGCCCTCTAA
- a CDS encoding alpha/beta fold hydrolase → MDRRGFIRAGGGILAMTAGTPMSLAAEGTAAEISRSTAMTVAAIHRVEADGVSVFYREAGPVDGPVVLLLHGFPTSSFQYRELMPLLADKYRVIAPDLPGFGFTEVPAERGYKYTFENLAKTIDAFTEALKLTRYALYVFDYGAPTGFRLAMAHPERVTAIVSQNGNAYEAGLGDAWAPIQTYWREPTAEHREVVHQALSADGIKEQYTYGVPHPERIKPEGYTLDAAMILRPGNMEIQLDLFLDYANNVKRYPAFQEYFRKAKPPLLAIWGEHDPFFIPPGAEGFKKDNPNATVQFLDTGHFALETHVVEVAGAMREFLGRALKA, encoded by the coding sequence ATGGATAGACGAGGCTTTATACGTGCGGGCGGAGGGATTCTGGCGATGACTGCCGGAACTCCTATGAGTTTGGCGGCAGAGGGAACAGCAGCAGAGATTTCAAGGAGCACGGCTATGACGGTTGCGGCGATTCATCGTGTAGAGGCTGACGGAGTGAGTGTGTTCTACCGCGAGGCGGGGCCGGTGGACGGGCCGGTGGTGTTGCTGCTGCATGGGTTTCCGACGTCCTCGTTTCAATACCGGGAGCTGATGCCGTTGCTTGCGGATAAGTACCGGGTGATTGCGCCGGATCTGCCGGGGTTCGGGTTTACGGAGGTTCCGGCGGAGCGTGGGTACAAGTACACGTTCGAGAACCTGGCGAAGACGATTGACGCGTTTACGGAGGCGCTGAAGCTGACGCGGTATGCGCTGTATGTTTTCGACTATGGTGCTCCGACGGGGTTCCGGCTGGCGATGGCGCATCCGGAGCGGGTGACGGCGATCGTAAGTCAGAATGGCAATGCGTATGAGGCCGGGCTGGGCGATGCGTGGGCTCCGATCCAGACGTACTGGCGGGAGCCTACGGCGGAGCATCGCGAGGTAGTACACCAGGCGCTGAGTGCGGATGGAATCAAAGAGCAGTACACCTATGGCGTGCCGCATCCGGAGCGCATCAAGCCGGAGGGATATACGCTGGATGCGGCGATGATTCTGCGGCCGGGAAATATGGAGATTCAGCTCGACCTGTTTCTGGACTATGCGAATAACGTGAAGCGGTATCCGGCGTTCCAGGAGTACTTCCGCAAAGCGAAGCCGCCGCTGCTGGCGATCTGGGGCGAGCATGATCCGTTCTTTATTCCTCCGGGTGCGGAGGGTTTCAAGAAAGATAATCCGAACGCGACCGTGCAGTTTCTGGACACCGGACACTTTGCGTTGGAGACGCATGTGGTCGAGGTCGCCGGGGCGATGCGGGAGTTTCTAGGCCGGGCTTTGAAGGCTTAG
- a CDS encoding peroxiredoxin — translation MPESRIPRILELAPNFEAKSTHGTIRLTDYTTRGKWVMLFSHPSDFTPVCSTEFVEFARRQADWDRLNVQLIGVSIDSLQSHIAWVLDLERIFNVKIEFPLVVDLDQKVSAAYGLVHEAVSDTATVRSVFVIDPKGLIRALLYYPMQLGRNVDELIRIFEALQVADTNGVSCPANWQPGQPVVVPAPATQADAVKRAAGVAGMDVQTWYLSTKQIPTK, via the coding sequence ATGCCTGAGTCCCGCATCCCCCGCATCCTTGAGCTCGCCCCAAACTTCGAAGCCAAGAGCACCCACGGCACCATCCGCCTCACCGACTACACCACCCGCGGCAAGTGGGTCATGCTCTTCTCCCACCCCTCAGACTTCACCCCCGTCTGCTCCACCGAGTTCGTCGAGTTCGCCCGCCGCCAGGCCGATTGGGACCGCCTCAACGTCCAGCTCATCGGCGTCTCCATCGACTCCCTCCAGTCGCACATCGCCTGGGTCCTCGACCTCGAACGCATCTTCAACGTCAAGATCGAGTTCCCTCTCGTCGTCGATCTCGACCAGAAGGTCAGCGCCGCCTACGGCCTCGTCCACGAAGCCGTCAGCGACACCGCCACCGTCCGCTCCGTCTTCGTCATCGACCCCAAGGGCCTCATCCGCGCGTTGCTGTATTACCCCATGCAATTAGGCAGAAATGTAGACGAGCTCATCCGCATCTTTGAAGCCCTCCAGGTCGCCGACACCAACGGCGTCAGTTGTCCCGCCAACTGGCAGCCCGGCCAACCCGTCGTCGTCCCCGCCCCCGCCACCCAGGCCGACGCCGTCAAGCGCGCCGCCGGAGTAGCAGGGATGGACGTTCAGACCTGGTACCTTTCCACCAAACAAATCCCCACCAAGTAA
- a CDS encoding peroxiredoxin, translating to MSLRINDIAPDFTAETTQGTIHFHDWIGESWAVLFSHPKDFTPVCTTELGAAASLEAQFAQRGAKIIGLSVDPVSNHDKWAQDILDVGGSAVTFPMIGDPELKVAKLYDMLAADAGETSEGRTPANNAPVRTVFVIGPDKRIKLTMAYPMTTGRNFDEIIRVLDSMQLTAKHKVATPANWKQGGDVIITGAVTNEEADKIFPGYKTVKPYLRTTKQPK from the coding sequence ATGTCACTTCGGATCAACGATATTGCTCCCGACTTCACCGCGGAGACCACGCAAGGCACCATTCACTTCCATGACTGGATCGGCGAGAGCTGGGCCGTGCTCTTCTCGCACCCCAAGGACTTCACCCCCGTCTGCACGACCGAACTCGGCGCAGCCGCCAGCCTGGAGGCGCAGTTCGCCCAGCGCGGCGCAAAGATCATCGGCCTCAGCGTCGATCCCGTCAGCAACCACGACAAGTGGGCGCAGGACATCCTTGACGTCGGCGGCTCAGCCGTAACTTTCCCCATGATCGGTGACCCCGAGCTCAAGGTAGCAAAGCTCTACGACATGCTCGCGGCAGACGCAGGCGAGACCTCCGAGGGCCGCACCCCCGCCAACAACGCACCCGTCCGCACCGTCTTCGTCATCGGACCGGATAAGCGCATCAAGCTCACCATGGCCTACCCCATGACCACCGGCCGCAACTTCGACGAGATCATCCGCGTCCTTGATTCCATGCAGCTCACCGCGAAGCACAAGGTCGCAACCCCGGCCAACTGGAAGCAGGGCGGCGACGTCATCATCACCGGGGCCGTCACCAACGAGGAAGCCGACAAGATCTTCCCCGGCTACAAAACCGTCAAACCGTACCTCCGCACAACCAAGCAACCGAAGTAG
- a CDS encoding PhzF family phenazine biosynthesis protein, which translates to MPTSRRTLEYAIVDVFAERALEGNMLAIFTDARGLTTEQMQALARETNLSETTFIVPRDEAVEREQGVQVRIFTTQEELRFAGHPTLGTASWLYWNHPVLAGAEKITLELPVGPIPVRFDAPAEGEDGVFGTMRQNDASFGQVHDPETISRVLGIPIEDLDTRYPIQTVSTGMAFCIVPLRSVEALGRLAIPQQVAQTYLDTCDAKFFHCITPAQDADFRARMQFYTGEDPATGSASGCAIAWLVRYGLVESEQQVVIEQGVEMLRPSRISVRAKRAIPEAKEFPISDVFVGGRTIPVATGRFFLPFPL; encoded by the coding sequence TTGCCCACCTCTCGCAGGACGCTGGAGTACGCCATTGTGGACGTGTTTGCGGAGCGTGCGCTCGAAGGCAACATGCTCGCCATCTTTACCGACGCTCGCGGCCTCACGACCGAGCAGATGCAGGCGCTGGCGCGGGAGACGAACCTGTCCGAGACGACGTTTATCGTGCCTCGCGACGAGGCCGTGGAGCGTGAGCAAGGGGTGCAGGTGAGGATCTTCACGACGCAGGAGGAGTTGCGCTTTGCAGGGCATCCCACGCTTGGGACGGCGTCCTGGCTGTACTGGAACCATCCCGTGCTTGCCGGCGCAGAGAAGATCACCCTGGAGCTTCCTGTGGGGCCTATCCCGGTGCGCTTTGACGCGCCTGCGGAGGGTGAGGACGGCGTGTTCGGGACGATGCGGCAGAATGATGCGAGCTTTGGACAGGTACACGATCCGGAGACGATCAGCAGGGTTCTTGGAATACCGATTGAAGACCTCGATACGCGATATCCGATTCAGACTGTCTCGACCGGTATGGCGTTCTGCATTGTGCCCTTGCGATCGGTTGAGGCGTTGGGGCGTCTGGCGATCCCGCAGCAGGTAGCGCAGACGTATCTCGATACGTGCGACGCTAAGTTCTTTCACTGCATTACGCCGGCGCAAGATGCTGATTTCAGAGCTCGAATGCAGTTCTATACGGGGGAAGATCCGGCTACGGGTTCGGCCTCCGGGTGTGCGATTGCGTGGCTGGTGCGCTATGGCCTGGTGGAGAGTGAGCAGCAGGTAGTGATCGAACAAGGGGTGGAGATGCTTCGCCCTTCGAGGATTTCTGTGCGTGCGAAGCGGGCCATTCCTGAGGCTAAAGAATTTCCCATTTCTGACGTGTTCGTAGGCGGACGCACCATTCCGGTTGCAACGGGACGCTTTTTCCTGCCGTTCCCCTTGTGA
- a CDS encoding response regulator has product MRPKKVILCVDSNEQTLSVRTFLLETRGYRVISSQTAQGALEILEQTEQGTMDLLIADLLLPQMDGNELVRRAKQMHPMLPALIVSGTVTSFDRALAADAFLPKGACSAVELLEKIRVLVARKRGPKKHVARHVPEMVEQVSQDAGLHLTAKAS; this is encoded by the coding sequence ATGCGTCCCAAGAAAGTCATCCTCTGCGTCGATAGCAACGAACAAACCCTCTCAGTCCGTACCTTCCTGCTGGAGACGCGCGGCTATCGCGTGATCTCAAGCCAGACAGCGCAGGGTGCGCTTGAGATCCTGGAACAGACCGAACAGGGGACGATGGACCTGCTGATCGCAGACCTGCTGTTGCCGCAGATGGACGGCAACGAGCTGGTGCGGAGGGCGAAGCAGATGCATCCGATGCTGCCGGCGCTGATCGTCTCCGGGACGGTGACGAGCTTTGACCGTGCGCTGGCGGCGGATGCGTTTTTGCCCAAGGGTGCTTGCTCTGCGGTGGAACTGCTGGAAAAGATCCGGGTGCTGGTGGCGCGGAAGCGTGGACCGAAGAAGCATGTGGCTCGGCATGTACCGGAGATGGTGGAGCAGGTCTCGCAGGATGCAGGGCTGCACCTTACGGCGAAGGCGTCGTAA